Below is a window of Electrophorus electricus isolate fEleEle1 chromosome 1, fEleEle1.pri, whole genome shotgun sequence DNA.
GTGATATTTGTAGAATGTGCCTTTATATGAGATTCCTTGATCTGAGGCTCAGGTACACCATTTTCCGGTGTGGTGCAAACTCCACGGTCCAGTCTTTCTGGTTGATCCTCCTCGGTAGTAACTCTACATTTGAAGGAGAGCCGGCCTGCTGTACCAGCTGCAGTGGCGCTCTTTGACTCTCCCAGGGGAGGGCCACCTGGCAGCTGCGGGACTAACCGAAGCTCCAATTCTCGAGTTCCACTGACATTTTTTACCTCCACCAATTCAACAAGGCAGCCTGCAGGAATGGTAATCTCTTCAGGGCATGATACTGTCAGGGGTCTGTTGTGCTGGATTGGCTGGTTTAAAGGTGATAGCAATTCTACTTGGACACTGGACTGTGTAATTGACTTAAACTTCTCTAAGGGTGGCTTCGCAAGGATGGGATGAGTCTTTGCTACATTCAGCTTTTCTATATTCCGAGTCCCATGTGCAGAGGATGATGCTCCCGGCCCAAACTGCTCCACTAGCATGCTGGGATGTGCTCCAGAAGACCTTTGCACTTCATGGACCACTGGAATATTCCGTACAGCTCCTGAATGAACCGGCCTCTGAACAGCTGGAGCCTCCGCCACATTACGAACTTCAGCAGTCCTGGGCTCCACGACCTGCAAAGTGCTGCTGAGAAATGTCTTTAGAGGAGCATTATTTACAGCTGGCAGACCAACCTGAAATTTTGGGACTGTTTTTGACTGAATTACCATCTTCTCTGCAGTAGCTTTCACCTGACTCTGAAGCAGTGGCCTCTGCTGAATGGTGCGATCTGCATAGATGCCAAAATGAACCCTGGGAAATGCATTTGGcgtaacatttttttccaaggACATTTTTCCTGCAGGTCTATTGATATACTCAGTGGTTTTACCTGCATTCTGACCTGCTTCATCAGCAATAACACTTGGCTGGTTACTAATGTCTTGTGTAACTTTAGTCACTGCATGAGCAGTACCAGGAACACTATAGATCTGTGTTTTAGTAATAGGTAAGACACAAGCTGTGCTGTTAACTGAATGATCAGCTGTACTGGAAATAAGATGAGTCTGGCTACTGATCATTTGGTGAACAGGTTTGGCAACAATATATGGTGCACTGACCCTTGACTGACCTACATGAAGGAACTGATTGGACTTCCTTCCTGTTGAAGAGCTCACCAATTTTCTTTGGTTGTCAAGGCAAAGGTCTGTAGTTCTTTTTTGAGACAGGTGTTCTATTTTTGTAGTAGGTAGAGCACAATCAGTGGTGAAACTTCCATCTGGAGCCTTCCCATGTATTCGCTGAATGTGTTTTACCATGTAGTCCCTCCTCACAGCTCCATAGTCACACCAATTACACCTATACGGGAATGAGCCTTTGTGTGTAACACTGTGCCGTTGAGACTCCACCCTGGAGTACGAGACGTGGCTGCAGAGTGTGCAGGAGAAGGTCACTTCCTCGTGGTGGGCCACATGCCTTTCGAATAGATCAACGTCCTTGGTCGAGAAACGACATTTCTCACAACAGAGACGCCTGTTGACGTTTGCCGCTTTGGCCTTATTTTCCACAAACAAGATGAAATTTTGTTGTAAACCAACTGAATTCATGTTCATGACCAAAacttatttacaaaatataaattcCAAATCTTCTCTGCTGGTTATTTTGGTTCACAACTATGTATGCACTACTGGAGGATTCAATAAACTAGATGTCCTTTTGTGACAGCAGCAAGCTGTGATCAGGGATAAACACTCCAAGCCAACCTAGacaataaagagaaaagaaaatatatataattatatggCTTTATTCAATAATGTAGCAAGCAAGAAAAACATAGCAATACAGTTTCTGTAATTTAGCACAgctgcaaatgtatttttataacatAACATTACAATATACTGACACTTTGAAAGAATTTCTGATTTTGGGCTCCCACCGTGTAGTCAGAGACTGTAGGCTAGACCTGGTTAACCAGCTGAATATAAGCTATAAACTGCACAGATGATTCCGCTctgaatactttttaaaatatgaactgtGCATCCTCTGATTTAACCAGAGAGTTTGCTTAGCCTCTATTTAAACAGCATGGATTCTGCTTTGGACCGAGACAGGTTCAGACAAGTAAAGCCATGTCGATGTGATTCTACTTCCAGCCTGCTCCACATTGACTACCTGGGCAGTTACGTTTGACACTGAGACTgtcacatccacacccacacagaaaaATGGTAAAAGGCgatagagaaaaaagaaaattcaaaacacTCCTTTTAATGTTGGTTTTGGCTGCAAAAAAATTGGAAGGTGCCTGGTAATTGTACCATtctttgcagaaatatttatttttcatacattttaaacagtagCTGTGCAGGGCCTTCAAGTTAGTTTCACATTAAAATACCCTGGAGTTTTATGTTCAAAAATACATACTTTATTCAACATATTCGATTATAATTAATACGAACTCTCCAAACAGCTGCATCACAGGTACACCCCTACTTGTTAGGGTGTTTGGTACTATGGAGGTGTACCAAAAGACACTTCATTCAGTAcacctactatagaggtgtacctaaagACACTTCATTCAGTAcacctactatagaggtgtacctaatgacacttcattaagtcctactatagaggtgtacctaaagacacttcattaagtcctactatagaggtgtacctaatgacacttcattaagtcctactatagaggtgtacctaatgacacttcattaagtcctactatagagatgtacctaatgacacttcattcagtcctactatagaggtgtacctaatgacacttcattcagtcctactatagaggtgtaccaAAAGACACTTCATTCAGTAcacctactatagaggtgtacctaatgacacttcattcagtcctactatagaggtgtacctaaagacacttcattaagtcctactatagaggtgtacctaatgacacttcattcagtcctactatagaggtgtacctaatgacacttcattaagtcctactatagaggtgtacctaaagacacttcattaagtcctactatagaggtgtacctaatgacacttcattcagtcctactatagaggtgtacctaatgacacttcattaagtcctactatagaggtgtaccaAAAGACACTTCATTCAGTAcacctactatagaggtgtacctaatgacacttcattaagtcctactatagaggtgtacctaatgacacttcattaagtcctactatagaggtgtacctaatgacacttcattcagtcctactatagaggtgtacctaaagacacttcattaagtacacctactatagaggtgtacctaaagacacttcattaagtcctactatagaggtgtacctaaagacacttcattaagtcctactatagaggtgtacctaatgacacttcattaagtacacctactatagaggtgtacctaatgacacttcattaagtcctactatagaggtgtacctaaagacacttcattaagtcctactatagaggtgtacctaaagacacttcattaagtacacctactatagaggtgtacctaaagacacttcattaagtcctactatagaggtgtacctaatgacacttcattaagtcctactatagaggtgtacctaatgacacttcattcagtcctactatagaggtgtacctaaagacacttcattaagtcctactatagaggtgtacctaatgacacttcattaagtacacctactatagaggtgtacctaaagACACCTCATTAAGTAcacctactatagaggtgtacctaaagacacttcattaagtacacctactatagaggtgtacctaatgacacttcattaagtcctactatagaggtgtacctaaagacacttcattaagtcctactatagagatgtacctaatgacacttcattaagtacacctactatagaggtgtacctaaagacacttcattaagtcctactatagaggtgtacctaaagacacttcattaagtaCACCaactatagaggtgtacctaaagacacttcattaagtcctactatagaggtgtacctaatgacacttcattaagtcctactatagaggtgtacctaaagacacttcattaagtcctactatagaggtgtacctaaagacacttcattaagtcctactatagaggtgtacctaatgacacttcattaagtacacctactatagaggtgtacctaaagacacttcattaagtcctactatagaggtgtacctaatgacacttcattaagtacacctactatagaggtgtacctaatgacacttcattaagtcctactatagaggtgtacctaaagacacttcattaagtcctactatagaggtgtacctaatgacacttcattaagtacacctactatagaggtgtacctaatgacacttcattaagtcctactatagaggtgtacctaaagacacttcattaagtcctactatagaggtgtacctaatgacacttcattaagtacacctactatagaggtgtacctaaagacacttcattaagtcctactatagaggtgtacctaatgacacttcattaagtcctactatagaggtgtacctaatgacacttcattaagtcctactatagaggtgtacctaatgacacttcattaagtcctactatagaggtgtacctaatgacacttcattaagtacacctactatagaggtgtacctaatgacacttcattaaatcctactatagaggtgtacctaaagacacttcattaagtcctactatagaggtgtacctaatgacacttcattaagtacacctactatagaggtgtacctaaagacacttcattaagtcctactatagaggtgtacctaatgacacttcattaagtcctactatagaggtgtacctaatgacacttcattaagtcctactatagaggtgtacctaatgacacttcattaagtcctactatagaggtgtacctaatgacacttcattaagtcctactatagaggtgtacctaatgacacttcattaagtcctactatagaggtgtacctaatgacacttcattaagtaCACCTACTATAGTGGTGTACCCTTTTTGCATAAACCATCTTTACATTCTCATAGCTAATTCCCCACATGCACATATATCACATTCATCTTGTATAAACCATTAGATTACAGAACCCCAGCCCTGAGAAATTCATTTTACTCTGTGAACAATGAAGGGGATCTGGTTCTGTTTTACTGCTTTGTCATCACCATTCTTGTGTATGACTAGGCAGACAAACATGTGGAATAATGCATATAAATCCAGCCTGACATTAATTTGGAACTATTACAATCACCAAAAGCTTTAAACTAAAAAGTTGAAATATATGTAGCTATGTTCATTTTTTGTACTTAATCTTTTCTGACGTCACTCGCACCtctcaaataaaataatcaggTACTGCAAATAAATAGAGAGCATAGGCTCACTCAAAGGAGAAAAACCTTTACCACATTAACCAAAGTGGAACTTTTTGGAAAAGAATTAGAAAGATCTGACACTGTCCTGATATGTGCACTAGTGTCACTTACCCTTAACACTGTTTTGTTACATGTACTGCTGTCACTTAGGCTTAACGCTGTTTTGTTACATGTACCGCTGTCACTTAGCCTTAACactattttgttacatttactgCTGTCACTTAGCCTTAACGCTGTTTTGTTACATGTACTGCTGTCCCTTAGCCTTAACACTGTTTTGTTACATGCACTGCTGTCACTTAGCCTAACACTGTTTTGTTACATGTACTGTTGTTACTTAGCCTTAACAGTGTTTTGTTACATGTACTGCTGTCACTTAGGCATAACACTGTTTTGTTACATGTACTGCTGTCACTTAACCTTAACACTGTTTTGTTACATGCACTGCTGTCACTTAGCTTTAACACTGTTTTGTTACATGTACTGCTGTTACATAGCCTTAATACTGTTTTGTTACATGTACTGCTGTCACTTAGCCTGAACACTGTTTTGTTACATGTACTGCTGTCACTTAGCCTTAACACGGTTTTGTTACATGTACTGCTGTTACTTAGCCTTAACACTGTTTTGTTACATGTACTGCTGTCACTTAGGCTTAACACTGTTTTGTTACGTGTACTGCTGTTACTTAGCCTTAATACTGTTTTGCTATGTGTACTGCTGTTACTTGGCATTAACAGTTTTGTTATGTGTACTGTTGTTATTTATCCTTACACTGTTCTGTTACATATGCTGTTGTTACTTAGCCTTAACACTGTTGTTACATATACTACTGTTACTTACCCATAGCACTGTTCTATGTACTGCTTTTACCTACCCTTAACACTGTTTTGTTACATGTACTGCTGTTATTTGGCCTCAACACTGTTCTATGTACTGCCATTACTTTGCCTTAACAAAATGTTATGTGTA
It encodes the following:
- the LOC113585567 gene encoding uncharacterized protein LOC113585567; this translates as MNMNSVGLQQNFILFVENKAKAANVNRRLCCEKCRFSTKDVDLFERHVAHHEEVTFSCTLCSHVSYSRVESQRHSVTHKGSFPYRCNWCDYGAVRRDYMVKHIQRIHGKAPDGSFTTDCALPTTKIEHLSQKRTTDLCLDNQRKLVSSSTGRKSNQFLHVGQSRVSAPYIVAKPVHQMISSQTHLISSTADHSVNSTACVLPITKTQIYSVPGTAHAVTKVTQDISNQPSVIADEAGQNAGKTTEYINRPAGKMSLEKNVTPNAFPRVHFGIYADRTIQQRPLLQSQVKATAEKMVIQSKTVPKFQVGLPAVNNAPLKTFLSSTLQVVEPRTAEVRNVAEAPAVQRPVHSGAVRNIPVVHEVQRSSGAHPSMLVEQFGPGASSSAHGTRNIEKLNVAKTHPILAKPPLEKFKSITQSSVQVELLSPLNQPIQHNRPLTVSCPEEITIPAGCLVELVEVKNVSGTRELELRLVPQLPGGPPLGESKSATAAGTAGRLSFKCRVTTEEDQPERLDRGVCTTPENGVPEPQIKESHIKAHSTNITVTIKDEPEVNERVLCSKASVMQTPGSSNVGFHGAWRSLEKPAPNPSESQRFTHQPCTVHKFVTNTTELVSPLLQQNSADKTTTWNAASKNIRAEGLECDRRALPALPNKREEAESSYQGLPVISSVFSLCPGPEAILNHIHTRVGILHKCAGEALTSSNLGSNGNVKNTDILACRHDLKTEEETGPLSKIVQKCSQSLKENEDKLTINEDTKISEGLVSETLGDILEKSSQTCANDLKHRITTEQCSSLSDARQEIASDPALNKGFTTQPSDELKTKLEADISLPEQRENSHALSMNPTVALVRIPSLEFYSVLESAEKISEKLVEEESITARPVLCCTSNQQNLQGTAIKLVLKRKRSETENKDSAQDVQPGLSHMDIHHPHKKHKKGKKRAKKHRSSKVRLDLQQILQKGKMAKLWLTPLKEDQLVKLPGPNQPVVVLNHPNPLVQMVSAGVQTLKDYKWIAAAHDFCPQSRIQPISQCPSFIMKLKKVQGQKYQVTELVLKGVSEKMVL